A genome region from Bufo gargarizans isolate SCDJY-AF-19 chromosome 2, ASM1485885v1, whole genome shotgun sequence includes the following:
- the LOC122929331 gene encoding arylacetamide deacetylase-like 4 isoform X2, translating into MCICSQLQFTRLVRDKLMARKLGEDPKLFIKNLKFEGVPVRVYQPRSPSSGGRKGVMFFHGGGWMFGSIDSYDALCRFISKGTESVVVSVGYRLTPEHRYPAAFDDCLNTTIHFLKVAKEYGVDPSSVMISGDSAGGNLTAAVCQALVDRTDLPQPVAQVLIYPAVQAVDFHLPSYTQNSAVPILYRERAVFYMMNYLEGNLQMMEEVLDGDHVPVDLKMKFRKWLGPDNIPDEFKVRGYKPHVMASHTDDVYETHKQVFETHFSPLLAEDSVFRLLPKAYILTCEFDVLRDDGILYKKRLEDNGVPVTWFHLKDGFHGIISFFDNGKLSFKSGKLAVDNIVKFINEV; encoded by the exons ATGTGCATATGCAGTCAGCTTCAATTCACACGTTTGGTCAGAGATAAACTTATGGCCAGAAAGTTAGGAGAAGACCCAAAACTCTTTATTAAAAACCTGAAGTTTGAAGGAGTGCCGGTGAGAGTTTACCAGCCTAGATCGCCATCTTCTGGTGGAAGAAAAGGAGTCATGTTCTTTCATGGTGGAGGGTGGATGTTTGGCAGTATTG ATTCCTATGATGCCTTATGCCGCTTCATCTCAAAAGGAACAGAATCAGTTGTTGTCTCAGTTGG GTACCGCCTGACACCGGAACACAGGTACCCTGCAGCATTCGATGACTGTCTGAATACCACAATCCATTTCCTGAAGGTGGCTAAGGAATACGGTGTAGACCCTTCCTCCGTGATGATCAGTGGAGACAGCGCTGGGGGTAATCTCACAGCTGCAGTTTGTCAGGCCCTTGTGGACAGGACAGATCTTCCTCAGCCTGTTGCCCAGGTGCTGATATACCCAGCCGTCCAAGCTGTTGATTTCCACCTACCGTCATATACACAGAACAGCGCCGTACCCATTCTGTACAGAGAACGAGCTGTGTTTTACATGATGAACTATCTTGAAGGCAACCTGCAAATGATGGAAGAGGTTCTAGATGGAGACCATGTTCCTGTTGACTTGAAGATGAAGTTTAGGAAGTGGTTGGGTCCTGATAATATTCCTGATGAGTTCAAAGTCAGGGGTTATAAACCTCACGTGATGGCCTCACATACTGATGACGTCTACGAAACCCACAAGCAAGTATTTGAGACTCATTTCTCTCCATTACTAGCAGAAGACTCTGTCTTCCGTCTTCTCCCTAAAGCATACATACTAACATGCGAGTTTGATGTCTTACGTGATGATGGAATACTTTATAAGAAACGCCTGGAAGACAATGGAGTCCCAGTCACATGGTTTCATCTTAAAGATGGCTTTCATGGAATAATTAGCTTTTTTGACAATGGAAAACTCTCGTTTAAGTCTGGAAAGTTGGCTGTTGATAATATAGTAAAGTTCATTAATGAGGTTTGA